The DNA segment CACCCGCCAGCCCGGAAACGGTCATGATCCTGAAAAAACGCGGTGCCGCGCTGGACAAGTTCGGCAGCCGCCTCGTGTCAAAGGCCATTCTGGAGGAAGCCACCCATGTTTTCGCCATGACACGCAGCCACCTGCAGACGCTGGAGGCGCGATTCCCGGAGTTTTCGGACAAGTTCCACCTCGTCCGCGAGTTCGCCGGTATTCCGGAAAAGGGCGGCCACATCGACGTGCCGGATCCCATCGGCATGGGACATGCCGCCTATATCGAGACCGCGCGGGTGCTGGAGGAAGCCATACCCACGATCATCGCCTACATCGACAGCACTCACAAAGTGTGACCCTTTCCCGGCTCCGGCGCACTCCGCCGGGGCGGATTCCGGGCGGGTAACTTTTGCCTTGGATGCCCCGCATCCGCTTCCTAGAGTGCCCCGGCGACAGCTACCATTCCATGGCCAAAAAAGACTTCACGATCCTCAACAAGCTCGGCATCCACGCACGGCCCGCAGCCCAGTTCGTCAAAACCGCGAACCGCTTCCAATCCGATATCTTTGTGGAAAAAGACGGCGAGGAAGTCGATGGCAAGAGCATCATGGGCCTGATGATGCTGGCCGCCGGACACGGCTCCGTCATTTCCGTCAATGCCGAAGGCTCCGACGCGGATGCCGCGCTCGCCGCCATCGGGGATCTGATCGAGCGCAAGTTCGAGGAAGATTGATCACCCTCAGGGGGATGGGAGGCGGGTTTGCCTCCCTGAATTTGATCCTTGCCCGGGAGGCGGTGGGACGACCACGCTGGGGTAGTTAAGAAATGGTGGCGCGCGAACCGGAGCGGGAAATCATCTACGAGGGTATTCCAGCCTCGCCGGGCATCGCCATATCCCCGGTTCATGTCATCGCAAGGGGGTTCTCCGCACCGGAGGTCTATGAGATCGACGAGGAGGACGTGGAGGGCGAGCAACAGCGCTTCCGCGACGCGGTCGAACTGACGAAGCAACAGCTCGTCGAACTGCAGAACCGCCTGGAGAGCCTGGCGGGGGATGCTGAGCAGGCCATTTTCGAGGCCCACGTGATGCTGCTCGAGGACAGGGCGGTCACGGAAAAGGTCATCGAGGCCATCAGCAAGCGGCAGCAGAACGCGGAGTACGCCTTCTACGCCGTGATGCAGAATTTCCTCGAGGCCATGCGGCGCATTTCCGATCCGTATCTGCGCGAGCGCACGGCGGACATCGAGGATGTCTCCCAGCGGGTCCTGCGGAACTTCCGCCCGGACGAGGAGATCCGTCCGGCCATGCCGGATGACCGCCACATCCTGGTGGCCTATGACCTTTCCCCATCGGACACGGCGTCCATGGATCGCAAGCACGTGCTCGGCTTCGCGACGGAGCAGGGGAGCGTGAACGCGCATACCGCCATCCTCGCCCGCGCGCTGGGCATCCCCGCCGTCGTTGGACTGGACGGTGCGGTCATCGATATCCAGGCGCTGGCCCCGGCGATCCTCGACGGTTATACCGGAAAGTTGATCCTCCACCCCAGCGAGGAGACACGCCGTCACTACGATGAACTCCAGGCGAGCAAGGAACGCGTGCGCACCGCTCTGGAGAAGATGCGCGGAAAGGCCACCGAGACGACGGATGGGCGCGCGCTCACCGTCTCGGCGAACATCGAGCTGGTGAGCGAACTTTCCCTCGTGAAAAGCAGCGGTGCGAAAGGCGTCGGCCTCTACCGTACCGAATTCCTCCTCCTCAACAGCGGCGGGAAGGAGATGCCGGACGAGCTTCAGCAGGAAGAAGTCTATGCCCGTGTGGCCAAGGCCATGGCCCCGCACCCGGTCATCATCCGCACGTTGGACGCCGGCGGTGACAAGCTGCCTGTCGAGCCGACCGATCCGGAGCCCAACCCGTTCCTGGGCTGGCGGGGCATCCGTGTTTCCCTTTCCCGTCCGGCCATGTTCCGTGACCAGC comes from the Luteolibacter sp. SL250 genome and includes:
- the ptsP gene encoding phosphoenolpyruvate--protein phosphotransferase — encoded protein: MVAREPEREIIYEGIPASPGIAISPVHVIARGFSAPEVYEIDEEDVEGEQQRFRDAVELTKQQLVELQNRLESLAGDAEQAIFEAHVMLLEDRAVTEKVIEAISKRQQNAEYAFYAVMQNFLEAMRRISDPYLRERTADIEDVSQRVLRNFRPDEEIRPAMPDDRHILVAYDLSPSDTASMDRKHVLGFATEQGSVNAHTAILARALGIPAVVGLDGAVIDIQALAPAILDGYTGKLILHPSEETRRHYDELQASKERVRTALEKMRGKATETTDGRALTVSANIELVSELSLVKSSGAKGVGLYRTEFLLLNSGGKEMPDELQQEEVYARVAKAMAPHPVIIRTLDAGGDKLPVEPTDPEPNPFLGWRGIRVSLSRPAMFRDQLRAILRASAKGKVAVMFPLISGLSEVRLGREMLNRCMDELDKEGVPFDPKLPMGVMIEVPSAAVCADILAPEVDFFSIGTNDLIQYTVAVDRVNPHVADLYRPTHPAVIRLIKRTIDAGLDNGIWTGICGEIAGDIRLTPLLIGLRVEELSVGPLQVSRVGQAIRSLSHADCAAMAADALKLSNSQAIMDLSLGLARKHYGDLLD
- a CDS encoding HPr family phosphocarrier protein; its protein translation is MAKKDFTILNKLGIHARPAAQFVKTANRFQSDIFVEKDGEEVDGKSIMGLMMLAAGHGSVISVNAEGSDADAALAAIGDLIERKFEED
- a CDS encoding low molecular weight protein arginine phosphatase, encoding MSAPKHVLFVCTGNTCRSPMAEGLFRKVVGGRGDYAVSSAGVSASKGTPASPETVMILKKRGAALDKFGSRLVSKAILEEATHVFAMTRSHLQTLEARFPEFSDKFHLVREFAGIPEKGGHIDVPDPIGMGHAAYIETARVLEEAIPTIIAYIDSTHKV